In the Diprion similis isolate iyDipSimi1 chromosome 2, iyDipSimi1.1, whole genome shotgun sequence genome, one interval contains:
- the LOC124416125 gene encoding bridging integrator 3-like isoform X2: MRKIEIWMSLFRSSYNLHSAEDTIRKLTKEMKKYLEAVANLDRADQRLSMNLSTSGLAHLSDEFRRIVEDYHSVTTQVGKTVQEMIHLCQKTFIEPLKKLRDEFALIAAAITKREELVNNWKYLHNRVRKLQEKKDRAASHIAKLERERRAEEVAGKELRTVHAQLLVELPAFLDKRLEYIKPSIHALIMIQLDYYGNTTRLFTHLMPVQNSSDSPGSAMMPEAEYQQLIAGHMNEIRALTIVKDN, encoded by the exons ATGCGGAAGATAGAGATTTGGATGTCACTGTTCAGAAGCTCATaca acTTGCACAGTGCCGAAGATACTATTAGGAAGCTGAccaaggaaatgaaaaagtatttaGAGGCAGTTGCTAATCTAGACCGAGCTGATCAGCGACTGAGTATGAACTTGAGTACAAGTGGACTAGCTCACCTCAGTGATGAGTTCAGAAGGATAGTTGAAGACTATCATTCCGTTACTACTCAA GTAGGCAAAACGGTCCAGGAAATGATTCACCTTTgccaaaaaacttttatagaGCCACTAAAAAAACTTCGAGACGAATTTGCTCTGATTGCTGCAGCTATTACCAAACGCGAGGAACTTGTCAATAACTGGAAGTACTTGCATAATCGAGTCAGAAAACTACAGGAAAAAAAGGATAGAGCAGCTAGCCATATTGCTAAATTAGAAAGGGAACGTCGGGCAGAAGAGGTGGCTGGAAAAGAATTGAGAACTGTTCATGCTCAGTTACTGGTTGAATTGCCAGCATTTTTAGACAAGAGATTGGAATATATCAAGCCAAGCATTCATGCCTTGATAATGATTCAATTAGATTATTATGGCAACACGACAAGACTGTTTACACATCTGATGCCTGTACAAAATTCATCCGATTCTCCTGGGAGTGCTATGATGCCAGAGGCAGAGTATCAACAATTGATCGCTGGGCACATGAATGAAATACGAGCTCTTACTATTGTCAAAGATAACTGA
- the LOC124416125 gene encoding bridging integrator 3-like isoform X1 produces MTWNPLKRNHLTQRPSPAPPLLSHAEDRDLDVTVQKLIHAEDTIRKLTKEMKKYLEAVANLDRADQRLSMNLSTSGLAHLSDEFRRIVEDYHSVTTQVGKTVQEMIHLCQKTFIEPLKKLRDEFALIAAAITKREELVNNWKYLHNRVRKLQEKKDRAASHIAKLERERRAEEVAGKELRTVHAQLLVELPAFLDKRLEYIKPSIHALIMIQLDYYGNTTRLFTHLMPVQNSSDSPGSAMMPEAEYQQLIAGHMNEIRALTIVKDN; encoded by the exons ATGACGTG GAATCCGTTGAAGAGGAACCACTTGACGCAAAGGCCATCCCCAGCGCCACCCTTGCTTTCGCATGCGGAAGATAGAGATTTGGATGTCACTGTTCAGAAGCTCATaca TGCCGAAGATACTATTAGGAAGCTGAccaaggaaatgaaaaagtatttaGAGGCAGTTGCTAATCTAGACCGAGCTGATCAGCGACTGAGTATGAACTTGAGTACAAGTGGACTAGCTCACCTCAGTGATGAGTTCAGAAGGATAGTTGAAGACTATCATTCCGTTACTACTCAA GTAGGCAAAACGGTCCAGGAAATGATTCACCTTTgccaaaaaacttttatagaGCCACTAAAAAAACTTCGAGACGAATTTGCTCTGATTGCTGCAGCTATTACCAAACGCGAGGAACTTGTCAATAACTGGAAGTACTTGCATAATCGAGTCAGAAAACTACAGGAAAAAAAGGATAGAGCAGCTAGCCATATTGCTAAATTAGAAAGGGAACGTCGGGCAGAAGAGGTGGCTGGAAAAGAATTGAGAACTGTTCATGCTCAGTTACTGGTTGAATTGCCAGCATTTTTAGACAAGAGATTGGAATATATCAAGCCAAGCATTCATGCCTTGATAATGATTCAATTAGATTATTATGGCAACACGACAAGACTGTTTACACATCTGATGCCTGTACAAAATTCATCCGATTCTCCTGGGAGTGCTATGATGCCAGAGGCAGAGTATCAACAATTGATCGCTGGGCACATGAATGAAATACGAGCTCTTACTATTGTCAAAGATAACTGA
- the LOC124416126 gene encoding ribosomal RNA-processing protein 7 homolog A has product MTVNKQMTNGYKVFWIRYGEPNSERHQIFVKEHSLRKQEPQYPKGRTLFILNIPPYIGADSIKNAFAETCGPVISVTFAARHEESQNGFKVCYIVFEKETGLDKALLLPENYVLLLNSTEDSITGMIKWCKQYNNSVCDEEKTQEEIQEYMRGYDQRVAHRLMEESAKAENRGDPDGWTVVTGTKKRGQRALIRKESAIGKVRQKQAKSNEKKQLLNFYTFQIRESKKQNLAELRKKFEQDKEKLQQLKIKRTFKPF; this is encoded by the exons ATGACAGTGAACAAGCAAATGACTAACGGATATAAAG TGTTTTGGATTCGATACGGGGAGCCAAATTCAGAACGGCATCAAATATTCGTAAAGGAGCACTCTTTGAGGAAACAGGAGCCCCAATACCCGAAGGGACGTACACTGTTCATACTAAATATTCCACCTTACATCGGCGCTGATAGTATTAAGAATGCATTTGCAGAGACATGCGGCCCTGTCATATCTGTGACATTTGCAGCAAGACATGAAGAATCTCAAAACGGATTCAAAGTCTGCTACATTGTCTTTGAGAAAGAAACTGGATTAGACAAAGCTTTATTATTGCCTGAAAATTATGTCCTACTGTTGAACTCTACAGAAGATTCTATCACCGGTATGATAA AATGGTGCAAACAGTATAACAACTCTGTATGTGATGAGGAAAAGACTCAAGAGGAAATTCAGGAATACATGCGTGGCTACGACCAGCGTGTTGCTCATAGATTAATGGAAGAGAGCGCAAAAGCAGAGAACAGAGGTGATCCAGATGGGTGGACTGTTGTTACTGGCACAAAAAAGCGAGGCCAACGTGCATTGATACGAAAAGAATCAGCCATTGGAAAGGTTCGACAAAAACAGGCCAAGAGTAATGAAAAGAAGCAGTTGCTCAACTTTTATACCTTCCAAATTCgtgaatcgaaaaaacaaa ATTTAGCGGAGCTACGCAAGAAATTTGAGCAGGATAAAGAGAAATTGCAACAGCTCAAAATTAAGAGAACTTTTAAACCGTTTTAA
- the LOC124416124 gene encoding uncharacterized protein C7orf26 homolog — translation MSTNEFIQALRKLDFPLCAREALCKIEMLCARPGKQMDLQMDLISEFVFGEIERRKKRMTPSAIQELQLVEVLSDFFQSPGGSPAVRNAVFLSLFPAESSRHTILGNLVSLAITTHNKPVLNATGIWMQQLGSTSVQSVGLARHILQDYFVLTPNTVDKLKQLPVLAPHFTANLLTAIGEVYKDRNPPTELLKLIGDWIDENPSLLLTSLMDNPALPTGGIPMTPITPIAGLFRWCVLSPLRHDSVTVTAEDGQQKFYSKIQQLLMDSVLRLKNSGSNKHAISAQHLAATARVLTNIPHIQLQSASRDLALERLAQAVSAAMSANCIYGNKQELLALLQPLSYQHFLIEWTLKTNTSKMA, via the exons ATGTCGACAAATGAGTTTATTCAAGCTTTGAGAAAGCTAGATTTTCCTTTATGTGCGCGAGAAGCTTTGTGCAAAATTG AGATGTTGTGCGCTAGACCTGGAAAGCAGATGGATCTGCAAATGGACCTGATATCTGAATTTGTATTTGGAGAAATCGAGAGGCGTAAGAAACGCATGACACCATCAGCTATACAGGAGTTACAACTGGTCGAAGTTCTAAGTGATTTCTTTCAAAGTCCTGGTGGCAGTCCCGCAGTTCGAAATGCtgtttttttatcgttattccCTGCCGAAAGTTCCAGACACACAATCTTGGGAAATTTAGTATCACTAGCCATTACCACGCATAATAAACCAGTGTTAAATGCAACTGGAATATGGATGCAGCAACTGGGTTCGACCTCAGTTCAGAGTGTTGGTTTGGCTCGTCATATTTTACAGGACTATTTTGTATTAACCCCCAATACTGTCGACAAGCTCAAGCAGTTGCCAGTCTTAGCCCCTCATTTCACGGCTAATCTTCTCACTGCCATCGGTGAAGTTTACAAAGATAGAAACCCACCTACAGAATTGTTGAAACTCATTGGTGATTGGATAGATGAAAATCCTAGTCTATTATTGACATCTTTAATGGACAATCCTGCTCTACCGACTGGAGGGATTCCGATGACTCCGATCACTCCTATAGCTGGCCTTTTTAG ATGGTGCGTACTTAGTCCATTACGACATGATTCTGTAACTGTGACTGCAGAAGATGGGcagcaaaaattttactccaaGATACAACAGCTTCTTATGGATTCTGTGCTACGACTGAAAAATAGCGGCAGCAATAAGCATGCTATATCAGCACAACATCTAGCTGCCACTGCTCGTGTATTAACAAACATTCCACACATACAGTTACAATCCGCATCACGTGACCTGGCATTGGAGCGGCTTGCACAAGCTGTTAGTGCGGCAATGTCTGCAAATTGTATATATGGAAACAAAC AGGAGTTACTTGCTCTGCTGCAACCGTTGTCATACCAACACTTTCTTATAGAGTGGACGTTAAAAACGAACACATCAAAGATGGCATGA
- the LOC124416120 gene encoding uncharacterized protein LOC124416120 — protein sequence MSQEHKWRPWMPTGAEEAAGGEGSMEIYIETLMGLAFEMTVSPNDTIGFIKQKIQRIEGIPVSQQNIVYNLCELSDSSTLLDHNIREGATLKLVLSMRGGPISTRRLPQVDDYSIRELREFVENNKENMMDQLPPGCRVTVLVFREGDSVSLFKVIENDDGTYSPIADSWSGSSIRNIFSDSDCEEVAERLQENSTTMGKMHALRQQMEKLSIQKSKKSKKKDEDEKTSIVDSLASSNKLDVVCREDENFRNTTLLPPIAAPKLPDPNTASFNLSSMPKKYLNRRPRELKSLPPEYYNALRMPSNKEYDNIISHKFVPNKLDPINQELQLNQRGFGSIGSEMASQTKNFGHIGSEMMARKKREQELANSKSKPFSTDPCNNMYLNANFERYDPTNWQRNENTDKDLTLPDLRRKSFDNFSDPNVYRSHRHSPTLSNHENMPMECSSSSIAIVEEENPLDTNFSQNPITVTSTESTTVAISQLPSERLSKSKGTSKSRFRLRRYGLVFTDHERPKTCPDLKICQKSYADLMSEKTNSYEESDTDSKCEYEDIFSKQKSCDVSQENIAGKHIIENPKFETGFADHSICMENVNDLLAQRMSETSAYDYESEKDFTNFNASDKTRLFHQSLYNRITTGRNYIAHKLGESSFEGGDSSFPKYDNTEGRLHNSGNDSNVHFLGRVKSPVLNAKDIFESSYENKESLFGLGNDGARIMDASGYDSSESSYLQLDTAELQTVSGAEPQLQVLGRVRSPILSTKDIFHVDNQESNAFKPSSSSRLEELGIEQKIKILGRVKSPVLATDNYNFEKEHALYNPTPSDAAFFEKQIKILGRVTSPVLSSEEYSYDKEDILYRPNFPVNDTRLDKHIQILGKVQKSPPKDKKNVQPIISNPPKKTTVKTRCFHCHKRLNITNIYNCRCGNLFCSAHRYSEVHGCNYDYKTAGRKFLEQNNPLVTAPKLPKI from the exons ATGTCTCAGGAGCATAAGTGGCGGCCCTGGATGCCGACAGGTGCTGAAGAAGCTGCTGGCGGTGAAGGGTCTATGGAAATTTACATCGAAACATTGATGGGCCTTGCATTCGAAATGACTGTGTCACCCAACGATACCATCGgatttataaaacaaaaaattcaacgtaTCGAAG GTATTCCAGTGTCTCAACAGAATATAGTATATAACTTGTGCGAACTCTCTGATTCGAGCACACTTTTGGACCACAACATACGTGAAGGTGCTACCTTGAAGTTGGTCTTGTCAATGCGAGGTGGACCTATTAGCACGCGTCGTTTACCCCAAGTGGATGATTATTCCATTAGAGAACTTCgcgaatttgttgaaaataacaa aGAAAATATGATGGATCAGCTGCCACCAGGGTGTCGAGTGACTGTTCTTGTATTTAGAGAGGGCGATTCTGTCAGTTTGTTTAAAGTGATTGAGAATGACGACGGCACCTACTCTCCCATCGCTGATTCATGGAGTGGATCATCAATAAG AAACATTTTCTCGGACTCTGATTGCGAAGAGGTAGCTGAGAGACTGCAAGAAAATTCCACAACTATGGGAAAGATGCATGCTTTGAGGCAACAAATGGAGAAGCTCTCGATTCAGAAG TCaaagaaatcgaagaaaaaagatgaggatgaaaaaaccAGTATTGTGGATTCCTTGGCAAGCTCAAACAAGCTCGACGTGGTATGCAGagaggacgaaaattttagaaataccACTCTTCTACCTCCAATTGCAGCTCCTAAACTCCCTGACCCTAATACTGCGAGTTTTAATTTGAGTAGTAtgccaaaaaaatatttgaaccgTAGACCCAGAGAATTGAAATCTCTTCCACCAGAATACTATAACGCTTTACGAATGCCTTCGAATAAGGAATACGATAATATCATCTCTCATAAATTTGTGCCTAATAAGTTGGACCCCATAAATCAGGAGTTACAATTAAATCAGCGAGGATTTGGCTCAATAGGAAGCGAAATGGCAtctcaaacaaaaaattttggtcatATTGGGAGCGAAATGATGGCTCGGAAGAAGCGCGAACAAGAATTGGCTAACAGCAAATCAAAACCGTTTTCAACCGACCCGTGCAATAATATGTATCTCAATGCCAATTTCGAAAGATATGACCCAACAAACTGGCaaaggaatgaaaatacaGATAAAGACCTTACACTACCGGACCTGCGCAGAAAAAGCTTTGACAATTTTAGCGACCCCAATGTGTACAGGTCACACCGACATTCTCCTACTCTATCGAATCATGAGAATATGCCAATGGAATGCTCTTCTTCAAGTATAGCCATAGTCGAGGAAGAGAATCCCCTGGATACAAACTTTTCACAAAACCCAATCACAGTAACATCGACTGAATCCACGACAGTTGCCATATCGCAATTACCTTCAGAAAGACTTTCCAAATCTAAGGGTACATCTAAAAGTAGATTTCGGTTAAGAAGATACGGATTGGTATTCACTGATCACGAACGTCCAAAAACCTGTCCAGACCTAAAGATTTGTCAAAAGTCTTATGCTGATCTGATgtctgaaaaaacaaatagctATGAAGAATCTGACACAGACTCAAAGTGTGAATACGAAGACATATTTTCTAAACAAAAAAGCTGTGATGTTAGCCAGGAGAATATTGCTGGTAAACATATAATTGAAAACCCGAAATTCGAAACTGGGTTTGCTGATCACAGCATCTGTATGGAAAATGTAAATGACTTGTTAGCTCAACGTATGTCGGAAACCTCAGCGTACGATTATGAATCTGAGAAAGATTTCACTAATTTCAACGCATCTGATAAAACTCGACTATTTCATCAATCTCTGTACAACAGAATTACAACAGGGCGTAATTACATTGCTCACAAACTCGGCGAGTCTAGTTTTGAAGGGGGAGATAGTAGTTTTCCTAAATATGACAATACAGAAGGTAGATTACACAATTCTGGGAATGATTCCAATGTGCACTTCTTAGGTAGAGTAAAGAGTCCGGTGCTTAACGCTAAGGATATATTCGAATCaagttatgaaaataaagaaagtttGTTTGGTTTGGGAAACGACGGAGCAAGAATTATGGATGCATCTGGTTATGACAGTAGTGAATCAAGCTATCTTCAACTCGATACTGCTGAATTGCAAACAGTTAGTGGAGCAGAACCACAGTTACAAGTTCTTGGGCGTGTTCGTAGCCCAATCCTTAGTAcgaaagatatttttcatgTCGATAACCAGGAATCTAATGCATTTAAACCGTCTTCTTCGAGCAGACTAGAAGAACTTGGTATcgagcaaaaaattaaaatacttgGGCGTGTTAAGAGCCCTGTTTTAGCCACAGATAATTacaatttcgaaaaagaaCACGCTTTGTATAATCCAACTCCTTCTGACGCTGCCTTCtttgagaaacaaataaaaatcttaGGCAGGGTTACAAGTCCGGTTCTTTCATCGGAAGAGTATAGTTATGACAAGGAAGATATATTGTACCGTCCAAATTTTCCAGTCAACGACACTCGTTTGGATAagcatattcaaattttgggTAAGGTACAAAAAAGTCCAccaaaagataaaaagaatgTACAGCCCATCATTTCTAATCCCCCTAAAAAGACGACAGTAAAAACACGTTGCTTCCACTGCCATAAGCGCCTAAATATTACTAACATCTACAATTGTCGTTGTGGAAATCTATTTTGCTCGGCCCACAGGTATTCCGAAGTTCACGGTTGCAATTACGACTATAAAACAGCAGGTAGAAAATTCCTTGAGCAAAACAATCCGTTAGTTACAGCCCCCAAGTTGCCTAAGATATAA
- the LOC124416127 gene encoding FAD-linked sulfhydryl oxidase ALR: protein MVLDKPCRTCTDFKTWAKLQKETFDSEQKTQQKVKDPHGSAQQAESTGATNRRNDCPLDKDELGSKTWAFLHTMAAYYPDKPTSEQKTDMKNFFTIFSKFYPCNTCAEDLQVQLRKSPPETESQHHLSQWLCNIHNQVNEKLGKPSFDCNLVNQRWRDGWLDGSCD from the exons ATGGTTTTAGACAAGCCCTGTAGAACTTGTACAGATTTTAAAACATGGGCAAAATTACAGAAGGAAACATTCGATTCAGAACAA aaaacacaacaaaaagtGAAAGATCCTCATGGCTCTGCGCAACAGGCAGAGTCTACGGGAGCAACAAATAGGCGCAATGATTGTCCTCTTGATAAAGATGAGCTAGGTTCTAAAACATGGGCCTTCTTGCATACAATGGCTGCCTACTACCCTGATAAACCAACGAGCGAGCAAAAGACGGATATGAAGAACTTTTTCACtatattttccaagttttatCCATGTAATACATGCGCAGAGGATTTGCAGGTGCAACTGAGAAAGTCACCACCAGAAACTGAATCCCAGCATCACCTGAGCCAATGGCTTTGCAATATACACAAtcaagtaaatgaaaaattaggaaaGCCTTCCTTCGATTGTAACTTGGTTAATCAAAGATGGCGAGATGGATGGTTGGATGGTTCTTGTGACTGA
- the LOC124416121 gene encoding probable ATP-dependent RNA helicase DDX10 — MPNKGTKKKVKIYHKKKHEPEEKIIEKLQAAYKTVDISKVKTFSDLPLSQRTQRGLKVNEFLEPTEIQRQSIALALRGLDILGAAKTGSGKTLAFLIPILEILYCKQWTRLDAVGALVITPTRELAYQIYETLRKVGSYHDFSAGLIIGGKDLHFEKKRMHQCNIVICTPGRLLQHMDENPLFDCVNMQVLVLDEADRCLDMGFEQTMNSIIENLPSQRITLLFSATQTKSVKDLARLSLHDPMYVSVHEHATHKTPERLQQSYVVCNLEDKMSMLWSFVRNHLRQKILVFFSSCKQVKYVNDMFCRLKPGVSLLALYGTLHQLKRMAIYEAFCKKQHAVLFATDIAARGLDFPAVNWVVQMDCPEDVNAYIHRAGRTARFQRGGESLLVLLPSEINMIEQLQEHKVPINVIKINPNKLQSPHRKMEALLARDVALKETAQRAFVAYVKSVFLMKDKSIFDVHQLNTDAYAKSLGLAIPPRIRFLQKINKAKESQRAKKLSKLTDSTNSEMSQKLSNYDIESDSDDDKGSVNSTSGDEPHENSDNEYHATDSRDRSDTFFGNEDSDSDENILTVKRRDIYIQDGAGSLNDHVEENSIENIDNLSISKKKAITKAAIAKKILKKKIVANKKTTFDDEGQVIVNPTKSKMSEIAREYENEESSGIDIEKAKAILREEDRFDKERFKERIRAKHREEKQKLKASRKKIHEEAEQGEDAEDEGDSHGSSDENEPDLSWLPDPDKIYGKREDSDAVESDNASEDSDEFDRIRKRKLLDTEEINGKKNSKKAKLLDKKAGLSLLEDEELALQLLKNR, encoded by the exons ATGCCGAATAAAGGGACGAAAAAGAAAGTCAAGATTTACCacaagaaaaaacatgaaccTGAAGAGAAGATCATTGAAAAACTTCAAGCTGCCTACAAAACG GTTGATATTTCCAAAGTGAAGACTTTTTCTGACCTCCCTCTGTCGCAGCGAACTCAAAGAGGTTTGAAAGTAAACGAGTTCCTTGAGCCAACGGAAATTCAACGACAAAGTATCGCTTTAGCATTGCGTGGCCTTGATATTTTGGGAGCAGCAAAAACAGGCAGTGGAAAAACATTAGCTTTTTTAATACCg ATTCTAGAGATTTTGTACTGTAAACAATGGACACGATTGGATGCTGTTGGAGCCCTGGTTATCACACCAACCCGAGAGTTGGCTTATCAAATATATGAAACTTTGAGAAAAGTTGGCAGTTACCATGATTTTTCAGCTGGTCTTATTATTGGCGGTAAAGATCtacattttgagaaaaaacggATGCATCAGTGCAACATTGTCATTTGTACGCCTGGTAGATTGTTGCAACATATGGATGAGAATCCATTATTTGACTGTGTCAATATGCAG GTATTAGTTCTTGATGAAGCTGATCGATGTTTAGATATGGGATTTGAGCAGACAATGAATAGCATTATTGAAAATCTGCCATCTCAACGGAtaacacttttattttcagcaACGCAAACTAA GTCAGTCAAGGATTTGGCCAGATTGAGTTTACATGATCCAATGTATGTATCTGTTCATGAACATGCCACACATAAGACACCAGAACGTTTACAACAGAGTTACGTTGTCTGCAATTTGGAGGATAAAATGTCAATGTTATGGTCTTTTGTTAGAAATCATTTGCGGCAAAAAATACTTGTATTTTTCTCCAGCTGCAAACAG GTCAAATATGTGAATGATATGTTTTGCCGTTTAAAACCAGGAGTAAGTCTGCTCGCATTATATGGTACACTTCACCAGTTGAAACGAATGGCTATTTATGAAGcattttgcaaaaaacaaCATGCTGTACTTTTTGCTACTGACATTGCCGCCAGAGGATTAG ATTTCCCAGCGGTGAATTGGGTGGTGCAAATGGATTGTCCAGAAGATGTCAATGCTTATATACATCGAGCAGGCAGAACTGCCAGATTCCAGCGAGGTGGAGAATCATTACTTGTTTTACTACCAAGTGAGATCAATATGATTGAGCAGCTGCAGGAACATAAAGTTCCTATTAATGTTATCAA AATCAATCCGAATAAACTACAGTCCCCGCATAGAAAGATGGAAGCATTACTTGCTAGAGACGTGGCTCTGAAAGAGACAGCTCAAAGAGCCTTTGTTGCTTATGTAAAATCCGTTTTCCTTATGAAAGACAAGAGTATATTCGATGTGCATCAGCTAAATACGGATGCTTACGCCAA ATCATTGGGATTGGCAATACCACCCAGGATTCgatttcttcaaaaaatcaataaagcAAAAGAAAGTCAACGTGCGAAAAAACTCAGTAAATTAACCGATTCTACAAATTCCGAAATGTCACAAAAACTAAGTAATTATGACATCGAATCAGATAGTGATGATGATAAAGGTTCTGTAAATAGTACCAGCGGCGATGAGCCACATGAGAATAGTGACAATGAATATCATGCTACTGATTCAAGGGATCGAAGCGACACATTTTTTGGCAATG AGGATAGTGACAGTGACGAAAATATTCTAACTGTCAAACGGCGAGACATATACATCCAAGATGGTGCTGGTTCTCTGAATGATCATGTGGAAGAAAACTCTATTGAAAACATAGACAATTTGAGTATATCCAAGAAAAAAGCTATCACAAAAGCTGCAATAGCTAAGAAAattctcaagaaaaaaatagttgcgaataaaaaaactacttTTGATGACGAGGGCCAG gtAATTGTAAACCCTACAAAATCTAAAATGTCTGAGATAGCACgtgaatatgaaaatgaagagAGCTCTGGgattgatattgaaaaagcAAAGGCGATACTACGTGAGGAGGATCGTTTTGATAAAGAACGGTTCAAAGAAAGAATAAGAGCAAAACATCGGGAAGAGAAGCAGAAACTAAAAGCTAGCAGAAAGAAGATTCACGAGGAGGCAGAACAAGGAGAGGACGCAGAAGATGAAGGAGATAGTCATGGTAGTAGCGATGAAAACGAGCCAGACCTGTCCTGGTTGCCAGATCCAGATAAAATTTATGGCAAACGCGAGGATAGCGATGCTGTTGAATCCGATAATGCTAGTGAAGATTCTGATGAATTTGACAG aaTACGCAAGCGAAAGTTGTTAGATACTGAAGAAataaacggaaagaaaaatagcaaaaagGCTAAATTGTTGGATAAGAAGGCTGGTCTAAGTTTACTCGAAGATGAAGAACTTGCCTTACAACTTTTAAAAAATCGGTAA